Proteins from one Nicotiana tabacum cultivar K326 chromosome 23, ASM71507v2, whole genome shotgun sequence genomic window:
- the LOC107819460 gene encoding protein neprosin isoform X2, whose amino-acid sequence MRTVPIRRTTKEDLIRERRFNASYAGGIFHFALGQTLNDLDSEILGAGTTSSIYNPKVLSNQCSASVVKVQNGRDQIQVGWRACTTQFFNTRCPRFVIVNTQIPLDTVYLTSTPGHIFDQTFFIQRDLKNGRWWLRVGRDFKQICFWPPELFTGLKGFASQAAWVGEAFSSVPTFPPMGSGHFPGLVNTNKDAYCIRV is encoded by the exons ATGAGAACAGTTCCTATTAGAAGAACTACCAAAGAAGATCTCATTAGAGAAAGAAGATTTAATGCTAGTTATGCTGGGGGCATCTTTCAC TTTGCTCTAGGACAAACACTAAATGACCTGGATTCCGAAATTTTGGGAGCTGGAACAACAAGTAGTATTTATAATCCAAAGGTTCTTTCGAACCAGTGTAGTGCATCCGTCGTGAAGGTACAAAATGGCCGTGACCAAATACAAGTTGGGTGGCGT GCATGCACAACTCAATTCTTCAACACACGTTGCCCTAGATTCGTAATTGTGAATACGCAAATACCTTTGGACACGGTATATCTGACTTCTACACCTGGACACATATTCGATCAGACATTCTTCATTCAAAGG GATCTGAAGAATGGAAGATGGTGGCTGCGTGTTGGTCGTGATTTCAAACAAATATGTTTTTGGCCTCCAGAGCTTTTCACGGGATTAAAGGGTTTTGCATCACAGGCGGCATGGGTTGGAGAGGCATTTAGTTCAGTCCCTACTTTCCCTCCAATGGGTTCTGGTCATTTTCCTGGACTTGTAAATACCAATAAAGATGCATATTGTATCCGAGTTTGA
- the LOC107819460 gene encoding protein neprosin isoform X1, which yields MRTVPIRRTTKEDLIRERRFNASYAGGIFHFALGQTLNDLDSEILGAGTTSSIYNPKVLSNQCSASVVKVQNGRDQIQVGWRVDPILYGDTRTRFFSLFKACTTQFFNTRCPRFVIVNTQIPLDTVYLTSTPGHIFDQTFFIQRDLKNGRWWLRVGRDFKQICFWPPELFTGLKGFASQAAWVGEAFSSVPTFPPMGSGHFPGLVNTNKDAYCIRV from the exons ATGAGAACAGTTCCTATTAGAAGAACTACCAAAGAAGATCTCATTAGAGAAAGAAGATTTAATGCTAGTTATGCTGGGGGCATCTTTCAC TTTGCTCTAGGACAAACACTAAATGACCTGGATTCCGAAATTTTGGGAGCTGGAACAACAAGTAGTATTTATAATCCAAAGGTTCTTTCGAACCAGTGTAGTGCATCCGTCGTGAAGGTACAAAATGGCCGTGACCAAATACAAGTTGGGTGGCGT GTGGATCCAATTCTTTATGGTGATACTCGTACTCgatttttttcattatttaaa GCATGCACAACTCAATTCTTCAACACACGTTGCCCTAGATTCGTAATTGTGAATACGCAAATACCTTTGGACACGGTATATCTGACTTCTACACCTGGACACATATTCGATCAGACATTCTTCATTCAAAGG GATCTGAAGAATGGAAGATGGTGGCTGCGTGTTGGTCGTGATTTCAAACAAATATGTTTTTGGCCTCCAGAGCTTTTCACGGGATTAAAGGGTTTTGCATCACAGGCGGCATGGGTTGGAGAGGCATTTAGTTCAGTCCCTACTTTCCCTCCAATGGGTTCTGGTCATTTTCCTGGACTTGTAAATACCAATAAAGATGCATATTGTATCCGAGTTTGA
- the LOC107819460 gene encoding uncharacterized protein LOC107819460 isoform X3 — protein sequence MRTVPIRRTTKEDLIRERRFNASYAGGIFHFALGQTLNDLDSEILGAGTTSSIYNPKVLSNQCSASVVKVQNGRDQIQVGWRVDPILYGDTRTRFFSLFKACTTQFFNTRCPRFVIVNTQIPLDTDLKNGRWWLRVGRDFKQICFWPPELFTGLKGFASQAAWVGEAFSSVPTFPPMGSGHFPGLVNTNKDAYCIRV from the exons ATGAGAACAGTTCCTATTAGAAGAACTACCAAAGAAGATCTCATTAGAGAAAGAAGATTTAATGCTAGTTATGCTGGGGGCATCTTTCAC TTTGCTCTAGGACAAACACTAAATGACCTGGATTCCGAAATTTTGGGAGCTGGAACAACAAGTAGTATTTATAATCCAAAGGTTCTTTCGAACCAGTGTAGTGCATCCGTCGTGAAGGTACAAAATGGCCGTGACCAAATACAAGTTGGGTGGCGT GTGGATCCAATTCTTTATGGTGATACTCGTACTCgatttttttcattatttaaa GCATGCACAACTCAATTCTTCAACACACGTTGCCCTAGATTCGTAATTGTGAATACGCAAATACCTTTGGACACG GATCTGAAGAATGGAAGATGGTGGCTGCGTGTTGGTCGTGATTTCAAACAAATATGTTTTTGGCCTCCAGAGCTTTTCACGGGATTAAAGGGTTTTGCATCACAGGCGGCATGGGTTGGAGAGGCATTTAGTTCAGTCCCTACTTTCCCTCCAATGGGTTCTGGTCATTTTCCTGGACTTGTAAATACCAATAAAGATGCATATTGTATCCGAGTTTGA